The Vicia villosa cultivar HV-30 ecotype Madison, WI linkage group LG1, Vvil1.0, whole genome shotgun sequence genome includes a region encoding these proteins:
- the LOC131661467 gene encoding uncharacterized protein LOC131661467, whose amino-acid sequence MGIKVRKPFCLSFKGVPTSLKILCDNVSGAFVLFESLNRLISLVRTKVDETLLNTMIRFYDPLLHCFTYRDFQLVPTLEEFSSILGLPVLDQMPYTGEEEIPKLEDVAAALHLPRSEIKKVWVNKGDYTGLPIDFLYSQAEILINVASMDALEKVLTFLIYGQVLFPRYDKIVDVIATKIFISNNPVPTLLGDLLHSIHHRSSKGKGCVLGCAPLLHKWFTSHLPRSIIKNEEGGTWVQRIMRLSYDDIGWIQKEFEGTHLFDSCGDFPNVPLLGTRGGKTYNPILARHQFGFALKNKPRSIYHNAENFDYDSDTTGKKKLFIRAWSKVKKVCTRELGLRNYIPSDIYFRWIYDRIVEYGMPYPSDIPVVPRVTPPVIPVVLEPYVPAPNEDLAATVASLRREKADLEKRLREVEAEKVVLVADAKERDGMLDYFSRKWKVEDFVSPDQIQSWEQEIDRLVQERNEMIKAHKEEIRSFKRKHRLED is encoded by the coding sequence atgggaATCAAAGTTCGTAAACCTTTCTGCCTCAGCTTCAAGGGAGTACCTACATCTCTGAAGATTCTTTGTGATAATGTTTCTGGTGCTTTTGTGCTTTTCGAGTCTCTTAACAGATTAATCAGCCTGGtacgaaccaaagtggatgaaaCGCTCCTCAATACGATGATTCGGTTTTATGATCCTCTCCTTCATTGCTTTACCTACAGGGACTTTCAATTGGTTCCCACATTAGAGGAATTTTCCTCCATACTAGGATTACCTGTGCTTGATCAGATGCCCTACACTGGTGAAGAAGAGATTCCTAAGTTAGAAGATGTTGCTGCTGCGTTGCATTTGCCTCGATCAGAAATTAAAAAGGTTTGGGTGAATAAAGGAGACTACACTGGTTTGCCTATTGACTTCTTGTATAGTCAAGCTGAAATCTTGATTAATGTTGCAAGTATGGATGCTCTTGAAAAGGTCCTCACTTTCTTGATCTATGGACAAGTCTTATTCCCTCGTTACGACAAAATTGTAGATGTGATTGCCACTAAGATCTTCATCAGCAATAATCCCGTTCCTACCTTATTGGGTGACTTGTTGCACTCCATCCATCATCGATCATCTAAAGGAAAAGGTTGCGTTCTTGGGTGTGCACCTCTTCTTCATAAGTGGTTTACTTCTCACTTACCCCGTTCCataataaagaatgaagaaggtgggACTTGGGTTCAAAGAATCATGAGGCTTTCATACGATGATATCGGTTggatccaaaaagagtttgaaggaACCCATTTGTTTGATAGTTGCGGAGATTTCccaaatgtacctcttcttggtacccgAGGAGGAAAAACTTATAATCCCATattagctcgacatcagtttggtttcgcATTGAAAAACAAACCTCGCTCCATATACCATAACGCAGAAAATTTTGATTATGATTCAGATACAACCGGAAAGAAAAAGTTGTTCATTAGAGCTTGGTCCAAGGTAAAGAAAGTATGCACGAGAGAATTGGGACTAAGGAACTACATCCCTTCAGATATTTATTTTAGGTGGATTTATGATCGAATTGTTGAGTATGGTATGCCATATCCATCTGATATCCCTGTTGTGCCAAGGGTTACCCCTCCGGTCATTCCTGTGGTTTTGGAGCCTTATGTTCCCGCTCCAAATGAAGACCTTGCAGCTACTGTTGCTTCTTTAAGAAGAGAAAAGGCTGATCTTGAAAAGCGCTTACGTGAGGTTGAGGCTGAAAAAGTAGTGTTAGTGGCTGATGCTAAAGAGCGAGAtggtatgcttgactatttctcccgTAAATGGAAGGTTGAGGACTTCGTCTCTCCAGatcaaatacaatcatgggaACAAGAGATTGATAGACTCGTCCAAGAAAGAAACGAGATGATTAAAGCTCACAAAGAGGAGATCAGAAGTTTCAAGAGAAAGCACCGACTCGAAGACtga